A stretch of Sulfurimonas autotrophica DSM 16294 DNA encodes these proteins:
- a CDS encoding type II toxin-antitoxin system PemK/MazF family toxin, whose amino-acid sequence MVADIKQYEIHLVRLNPTVGSEIQKTRPCIVISPNEMNVLKTVIVVPMTSKGFDFVFRPKIKFEKKEGLVLLDQIRTVDKTRLVKKLGDVDKKTAQEISKMLVRMFEN is encoded by the coding sequence ATGGTAGCAGACATAAAACAATACGAAATTCACCTCGTCAGGCTCAACCCGACAGTCGGTTCTGAAATTCAAAAAACAAGACCCTGCATAGTCATCTCACCAAATGAAATGAATGTTTTAAAGACTGTCATAGTAGTACCCATGACGTCCAAAGGTTTTGATTTTGTATTTCGTCCAAAAATCAAGTTTGAAAAAAAAGAAGGACTAGTTTTACTCGACCAGATCCGAACTGTTGACAAAACAAGACTAGTAAAAAAACTCGGCGATGTTGACAAAAAAACAGCACAGGAAATTTCTAAAATGCTTGTAAGGATGTTTGAAAATTGA
- a CDS encoding virulence RhuM family protein: MKKLTLQDELTEFLLYTTPSSDVKIEIFMHDESVWLPQKRMAELFGVQRPAITKHLKNIFESAELEEDAVSSILEHTAEDGKKYRTKYYNLDAILSVGYRVNSSQATQFRIWATKVLKDYIIKGFAMNDDRLKNGQYFGKDYFKELLERVRSIRASERRIYQQITDIFAECSFDYDKNSQITKDFYATIQNKFHFAITGKTAAEIIYENADMKKPNMGLTSWKNSPNGRILKSDTFIAKNYLTEDEIKKLERTIGSYFDYIERLIENRQELSMENVSDSVNKFLEFNEFKILDGKGKISHTLAKDKASTEYEEFNKIQKIESDFDKEMKKLLN, from the coding sequence ATGAAAAAACTAACACTTCAAGATGAACTCACCGAATTTTTACTTTACACAACGCCATCAAGTGATGTAAAAATAGAAATTTTTATGCACGATGAAAGTGTATGGCTTCCTCAAAAAAGAATGGCAGAACTTTTTGGCGTGCAAAGACCGGCTATTACAAAACATCTCAAAAATATATTTGAAAGTGCAGAACTGGAAGAAGATGCAGTTAGTTCCATTTTGGAACATACTGCCGAAGATGGTAAAAAGTATCGGACAAAATACTATAACCTCGATGCAATTTTATCGGTAGGTTATAGAGTCAATTCATCTCAAGCAACACAGTTTCGTATCTGGGCTACCAAGGTCTTAAAAGATTACATCATTAAAGGTTTTGCCATGAATGATGACAGACTCAAAAATGGCCAATACTTTGGTAAAGACTACTTTAAAGAGTTACTTGAACGCGTTCGGTCAATTCGAGCGAGTGAAAGGCGTATCTACCAGCAAATCACAGATATCTTTGCAGAGTGCAGTTTTGACTATGACAAAAACTCACAAATAACAAAAGATTTTTATGCCACCATACAAAACAAATTTCACTTTGCTATTACCGGCAAAACAGCTGCTGAAATAATCTATGAAAATGCAGATATGAAAAAGCCAAATATGGGTTTAACCTCATGGAAAAACTCTCCTAATGGAAGAATCCTCAAATCAGATACATTTATAGCAAAAAATTATTTGACAGAGGATGAGATTAAAAAACTTGAAAGAACCATAGGCTCTTATTTTGACTACATAGAAAGGCTCATAGAAAACAGACAAGAGCTAAGTATGGAAAACGTAAGTGACTCTGTAAACAAATTTTTGGAATTCAATGAGTTTAAAATCCTTGATGGAAAAGGTAAAATTTCTCATACTTTAGCAAAAGACAAAGCTTCTACTGAGTATGAAGAATTTAATAAAATACAAAAAATAGAGAGTGACTTTGATAAAGAAATGAAAAAACTACTTAATTAA
- a CDS encoding cytochrome c translates to MMEKMILILILCIFANGTANAEEETRQYVKFPPKLQLKQLSNMRDHMAALNGILESLAFDELDEAADIAEKRLGLKARHSHDTGNLAKYMPKGMKQAGYNMHSAATHFAEVAKKGNLESAYEALIPVTQSCVECHAAYRTR, encoded by the coding sequence ATGATGGAAAAGATGATACTCATTTTAATACTTTGCATTTTTGCAAACGGCACTGCCAATGCAGAAGAAGAAACAAGACAATATGTCAAATTTCCTCCAAAGCTTCAATTGAAGCAGCTGTCAAATATGCGTGATCACATGGCTGCACTCAATGGGATATTGGAGAGCCTGGCTTTTGATGAATTAGACGAAGCAGCAGATATTGCAGAAAAACGCCTTGGACTCAAGGCACGTCATTCACATGATACAGGTAATTTAGCCAAATATATGCCTAAAGGAATGAAACAAGCAGGGTATAATATGCATAGTGCTGCAACTCATTTTGCAGAGGTTGCAAAAAAAGGGAATTTAGAATCAGCCTATGAGGCACTTATTCCAGTAACACAATCTTGTGTGGAGTGTCATGCGGCTTATCGAACCAGATAA
- a CDS encoding thioredoxin family protein — protein sequence MKILILLLTSVLILFANELQFEHNFDKALKKAKEQNKAVMMMYSAVWCPECNYMKEIVFKDKQVSTYIEKHFIVLSLDIQKDTLPKGFEYPGIPVFFFLDDNASEKDKIIGGSKANIFLEKLKSVK from the coding sequence ATGAAAATTTTAATATTACTTTTAACATCTGTATTGATATTGTTTGCCAACGAACTCCAATTTGAGCATAATTTTGATAAAGCACTGAAAAAAGCAAAAGAACAGAATAAAGCAGTGATGATGATGTATTCTGCAGTATGGTGTCCTGAGTGTAATTACATGAAAGAGATTGTATTTAAAGATAAACAAGTGAGTACCTATATAGAAAAACATTTTATTGTTTTATCACTTGATATTCAAAAAGATACATTACCTAAGGGTTTTGAGTATCCTGGTATTCCAGTTTTTTTCTTTTTGGATGACAATGCGAGTGAGAAAGACAAAATTATTGGTGGCAGTAAAGCGAATATCTTTTTAGAAAAACTTAAGTCTGTAAAATGA
- a CDS encoding pentapeptide repeat-containing protein yields the protein MCDLSYANLSSMDLSMSDLNDANLSHANLTDTLAHKANFSNSDLSNALFVRSNIKGASFVNTILHNVDFTEARIWKGNFSQAKIDNCNFNDSALGSAIFEDNNLTNSTFKGAILYKTIFKRNVMGIPQ from the coding sequence ATGTGTGATTTGAGTTATGCCAATCTGAGCAGTATGGACTTAAGTATGTCAGATTTAAATGATGCCAATTTATCACATGCCAATCTCACGGACACACTTGCACACAAGGCTAATTTTTCCAATTCAGATTTGAGTAACGCACTATTTGTAAGATCCAACATAAAAGGTGCTTCATTTGTCAATACAATATTGCATAATGTAGATTTCACAGAAGCAAGAATCTGGAAAGGCAACTTTTCACAAGCAAAAATTGATAACTGTAATTTTAATGATTCAGCATTGGGTTCAGCGATATTTGAAGATAATAATTTAACAAACTCAACATTCAAGGGTGCTATATTGTATAAAACGATTTTTAAAAGAAACGTTATGGGTATTCCTCAATAA
- a CDS encoding type II toxin-antitoxin system RelE/ParE family toxin, giving the protein MEDFLDSLSSKEAQKLTWVLSLIEEMETVSTKFYKQLSNCDGIIEVRAQIGKNNFRLLGFEDKGTFVVLTNGFKKKNQKVPKSEINLAQQRKTEYLSRGENHE; this is encoded by the coding sequence ATTGAAGATTTTCTTGACTCATTATCATCAAAAGAAGCTCAAAAGCTTACTTGGGTGTTGAGTTTAATTGAAGAAATGGAAACTGTTTCAACTAAGTTTTACAAACAACTTAGCAATTGTGATGGGATTATAGAAGTAAGAGCTCAAATTGGTAAAAACAATTTTAGACTTTTAGGTTTTGAAGACAAAGGCACATTTGTTGTCTTAACAAATGGCTTTAAGAAAAAAAATCAAAAAGTTCCTAAATCTGAAATCAATTTAGCACAACAAAGAAAAACTGAATATCTTTCAAGAGGAGAGAACCATGAGTGA
- a CDS encoding helix-turn-helix domain-containing protein yields MSDLKKYIVKRKSIDNEFSENFEEGYQEFKIGEMLKLARKETGLTQSDIAEAMHTKKSAISRIENHAQDIRLSTLQAFAHIMGKELKIQLV; encoded by the coding sequence ATGAGTGATTTGAAAAAATATATTGTAAAAAGAAAAAGTATTGATAATGAATTTTCAGAGAATTTTGAAGAAGGTTATCAAGAGTTTAAAATTGGAGAAATGTTAAAACTTGCTAGAAAAGAGACAGGTTTAACACAGTCAGATATAGCTGAAGCGATGCACACTAAAAAGTCTGCTATTTCTCGTATAGAAAACCATGCACAAGATATTAGACTCTCAACACTTCAAGCATTTGCTCATATTATGGGTAAAGAACTCAAAATTCAACTCGTATAA
- a CDS encoding efflux RND transporter permease subunit, with protein MIEKLIAFSIKNKFIILLASLVLVAASIWSIKNTPLDALPDLSPPQVIVQINWAGQSPEIVESQGTYPLVAQFLAIANIDTVRGYSTYENGLIYIIFKEGTDLYWARSRVLEQLASIQSQLPANMNVALGPDASGVGWVYEYALKSKTKNLAELRTLQDYYYRYALMSVDGVSEVASIGGFVPTFQVTVNNDNLVRYNLSIQDIAKVLKKNNNDTGGRIVIKNGYEWMVQAKGYIKNLDDIRGLVVTTKAGTPVKLGDIARVELTPAPRRGLADLNGEGEVVGGIVMARYGEDVYTMIQRVQKKMKELKVDGVDVVTVYDRSGLIDKAVDTLKDTLIEESVIVVIIIGLFLMHFRSSLIVIIVLPLTVGFTFLLMKLFGIGSNIMSLGGIAIAIGAMVDASIVMIENAHKMLHKFEHKEGRMPSDKERIAVILKSSQLVGRPIFFALALIVVSFLPIFALSGQEGLLFTPLAFTKTFAMAAGALLSITLVPALMIFFVKGRILPESKNPLNRFFIWLYRPIIVYGLKVKYLVIVLVLLSLGYMYPLYKSLKWEFMPMLNEQTFMYMPVTPYGISIDQAKQLLQKTDKIIKSFPEVQNVFGKAGRAGTATDPAPLGMLETIITLKPKSEWPKGMTYDKLREDMEAALQVPGLTNSWTYPIRGRIDMLLSGIRTPIGIKLYGTDAKGLQKFGKQIEEKLRAYDKTLSVFADQASAGYYIDIIPDEEKLARYEMSKDTLLEYTALAVGGMKVSTMYKGLERYPISLRLEGSQRRSLESIRNIQVKTKLGFVPLGSLAKVAYRQSASVIKSEMAAPVTFIYITPKEGISATEYKKGAQKFLDEIKLAPGYYTQWAGQSEYLDSAMKRIVWIVPAVLVAIFLLIYMALKKPVPTLIVFFTLPFALLGGLIYIDILNFAMSIAVIVGFLALLGVAAETAIVMIIYLQESVDEFKQMRGDAFDVNDLNAAIYEGAVQRVRPKLMTVFAILAGLAPIMYTHGVGSEVMQRIAAPMLGGVVSSAVLSLVIIPILFEIYSKRQLDKREEL; from the coding sequence ATGATAGAAAAACTCATTGCCTTTAGTATCAAAAACAAATTTATTATCCTTTTAGCCTCTTTGGTCTTGGTTGCTGCCTCTATTTGGAGTATAAAGAACACACCACTTGATGCACTGCCTGACTTGTCTCCTCCTCAGGTTATTGTACAGATTAACTGGGCGGGACAGTCTCCCGAGATTGTAGAGTCTCAAGGAACGTATCCGCTTGTGGCACAGTTTTTGGCTATTGCCAACATTGATACGGTTCGCGGGTATTCTACTTATGAGAACGGATTGATTTACATCATTTTTAAAGAAGGAACCGACCTTTACTGGGCGCGTAGCCGTGTACTTGAACAGCTTGCTTCCATACAGTCACAGCTTCCTGCAAATATGAACGTCGCACTCGGTCCTGATGCCAGCGGCGTGGGCTGGGTGTATGAATACGCACTCAAATCAAAAACAAAAAATCTTGCCGAGCTTCGTACACTACAAGACTACTATTACCGATATGCACTTATGAGTGTAGACGGTGTCAGTGAAGTAGCGAGCATTGGCGGATTTGTACCAACTTTCCAAGTAACCGTGAACAATGACAATCTTGTCCGTTATAACCTCAGCATCCAAGACATCGCCAAAGTTTTAAAGAAAAACAATAACGATACCGGTGGACGCATCGTCATTAAAAACGGGTATGAATGGATGGTACAGGCAAAAGGCTACATCAAAAACCTTGATGACATAAGAGGGCTTGTTGTCACTACAAAAGCAGGCACACCTGTCAAACTAGGCGATATTGCAAGAGTAGAACTCACCCCTGCACCGCGCCGAGGTCTGGCTGACCTTAACGGTGAGGGAGAAGTGGTCGGCGGTATCGTTATGGCACGCTATGGCGAAGATGTTTACACCATGATACAACGTGTACAAAAGAAAATGAAAGAGCTTAAAGTTGACGGTGTTGATGTTGTCACTGTTTATGACCGTTCAGGGCTTATAGACAAAGCGGTAGATACTTTAAAAGATACGCTCATTGAAGAGAGTGTTATTGTTGTTATCATCATCGGACTTTTTCTGATGCACTTTCGCTCTTCACTCATCGTTATCATTGTTCTGCCTTTAACGGTCGGCTTTACCTTTTTACTGATGAAACTCTTTGGCATAGGCTCAAACATTATGAGTCTCGGCGGTATTGCCATTGCCATCGGTGCCATGGTGGATGCATCCATCGTTATGATAGAAAATGCCCACAAAATGCTGCACAAGTTTGAGCACAAAGAGGGAAGAATGCCGAGCGACAAAGAGCGCATTGCCGTTATACTCAAGTCTTCTCAGCTTGTCGGACGTCCTATCTTTTTCGCTCTTGCGCTCATCGTAGTTTCATTTTTACCTATTTTTGCACTCAGCGGACAAGAAGGACTGCTTTTTACCCCGCTTGCCTTTACTAAAACCTTTGCCATGGCTGCCGGAGCACTGCTGAGTATCACGCTTGTCCCTGCACTTATGATATTTTTTGTCAAAGGTAGAATCCTGCCTGAGAGTAAAAATCCGCTTAACAGATTTTTTATCTGGCTCTATCGTCCCATTATTGTTTACGGACTCAAAGTAAAATACCTCGTCATTGTTTTGGTTTTACTTTCTCTCGGTTACATGTACCCGCTTTATAAAAGTCTCAAATGGGAATTTATGCCAATGTTAAATGAGCAGACTTTTATGTATATGCCCGTCACGCCTTACGGCATCAGTATAGACCAGGCAAAACAGCTCTTGCAAAAGACAGACAAAATCATAAAATCATTTCCAGAAGTACAAAATGTTTTCGGTAAAGCCGGACGAGCAGGTACGGCAACCGACCCTGCACCGCTTGGTATGTTAGAGACTATTATCACACTCAAGCCAAAATCAGAGTGGCCGAAGGGCATGACTTATGACAAACTAAGAGAAGATATGGAAGCCGCTCTACAGGTTCCGGGGCTTACAAATTCATGGACCTATCCTATTCGCGGCCGTATCGATATGCTGCTCAGTGGTATACGAACGCCTATCGGCATCAAACTTTACGGTACAGATGCAAAAGGGCTGCAAAAATTCGGAAAACAGATAGAAGAAAAACTTAGAGCCTATGACAAAACACTCTCCGTCTTTGCAGATCAGGCAAGTGCAGGGTATTATATAGATATTATTCCCGATGAAGAAAAACTTGCGCGTTACGAAATGAGTAAAGACACCCTCTTAGAGTATACCGCTCTGGCTGTCGGAGGAATGAAAGTCTCCACTATGTATAAAGGGCTGGAACGCTACCCTATCAGCCTGCGTCTTGAAGGAAGCCAGAGAAGAAGCCTTGAGTCTATCAGAAATATACAGGTGAAAACAAAACTCGGTTTTGTACCTCTTGGCTCGCTTGCAAAAGTAGCCTACAGACAAAGTGCTTCTGTCATCAAAAGTGAGATGGCAGCACCCGTAACTTTCATTTACATCACACCAAAAGAGGGTATAAGTGCAACAGAGTATAAAAAAGGAGCGCAGAAATTTTTAGATGAGATAAAACTTGCGCCCGGATATTACACACAGTGGGCAGGACAGTCAGAGTATCTTGACTCGGCGATGAAACGCATTGTTTGGATAGTTCCTGCCGTACTTGTTGCAATCTTTTTACTTATATATATGGCACTGAAAAAGCCCGTACCGACTCTCATCGTCTTTTTTACCCTGCCATTTGCACTTCTTGGAGGACTTATATACATTGACATACTTAACTTTGCTATGAGTATTGCCGTTATCGTAGGTTTTCTAGCACTGCTTGGAGTGGCCGCCGAGACTGCCATTGTCATGATTATTTACCTGCAGGAGAGTGTAGATGAGTTTAAACAAATGAGAGGGGATGCCTTTGATGTAAACGACCTCAATGCTGCCATATATGAGGGAGCAGTGCAAAGAGTCCGTCCAAAACTAATGACTGTATTTGCCATTTTGGCAGGTCTTGCACCTATTATGTACACTCATGGAGTCGGAAGTGAAGTAATGCAGCGCATTGCTGCACCTATGCTTGGCGGTGTTGTAAGTTCGGCTGTTTTATCTTTAGTTATTATTCCGATACTCTTTGAAATTTACTCAAAACGACAACTTGATAAAAGAGAGGAACTTTAA
- a CDS encoding sensor histidine kinase: MNELEKKSFYSFVTLYLVSSFLFVLLSGYWYYSAQKNSLESTIYYKLNHIADKLSGLIINAQMKGKILHLPNEKGFEYSLISANEAAHFKAGYYEKEGYKVLISDAPQEHLNIKYVVVKTDEYFQKLSELKKQVLLVMGISFVFIVIISIILAKLFMKPVHQRMEQIESFIQDVSHELNTPITALKMSASRAIKKAVYDKKILTNISISTKQLESIYKSLTFLNFKQKQQEAETVNLKNILQQTIGYYRELTDAKHIKIQTELEDVNLEIVPSRAELLFSNLISNAIKYSMPDTTITIKLDKNSFTIKDEGVGIEERKLDEIFEMYKRESEIAGGFGIGLSIVKQICDEYHIKITVDSQVGKGTYFSLKKED, translated from the coding sequence TTGAATGAGTTGGAAAAAAAGTCTTTTTACTCTTTTGTAACGCTCTATCTTGTTTCCTCCTTTTTATTTGTGCTTTTATCCGGTTATTGGTATTACAGTGCGCAAAAAAACTCGTTAGAAAGTACAATATATTATAAGCTCAACCATATTGCCGATAAACTCTCAGGACTTATCATCAATGCTCAAATGAAAGGTAAAATACTCCATCTTCCAAATGAAAAAGGTTTTGAATACAGTTTGATTTCCGCAAATGAAGCCGCACATTTTAAAGCAGGCTATTATGAAAAAGAAGGCTATAAAGTTTTGATTTCAGATGCACCGCAGGAGCATTTAAATATTAAATATGTTGTTGTAAAAACAGATGAATATTTTCAGAAGCTCTCAGAATTGAAAAAGCAAGTACTTCTGGTTATGGGAATCAGTTTCGTTTTTATTGTCATAATTTCTATTATACTTGCCAAACTTTTTATGAAGCCTGTGCATCAGAGAATGGAGCAGATTGAGAGTTTTATTCAAGATGTTTCGCATGAACTCAATACACCGATAACCGCTTTGAAAATGAGTGCAAGCCGGGCAATAAAAAAAGCGGTGTATGATAAAAAAATACTTACCAATATTTCCATAAGTACAAAGCAGCTTGAGAGTATCTATAAATCACTGACCTTTTTAAATTTTAAGCAAAAACAGCAAGAAGCTGAGACTGTGAACCTGAAAAATATTTTGCAGCAGACAATCGGCTACTACCGTGAGCTTACTGATGCCAAACATATAAAGATACAAACAGAGCTTGAAGATGTCAACCTTGAGATAGTCCCATCAAGGGCTGAACTGCTCTTTTCCAATCTTATTTCTAATGCCATCAAATATTCTATGCCGGACACTACTATAACTATAAAACTAGATAAAAATTCTTTTACTATAAAGGATGAGGGTGTAGGAATAGAGGAGAGAAAACTTGATGAGATTTTTGAGATGTATAAACGAGAATCAGAAATAGCAGGCGGATTTGGTATAGGTTTAAGTATAGTGAAGCAAATTTGTGATGAATATCATATAAAAATCACAGTAGATTCCCAAGTTGGAAAAGGAACATATTTCAGTTTAAAAAAAGAGGATTAA